Proteins encoded by one window of Terriglobales bacterium:
- a CDS encoding glycoside hydrolase family 125 protein, with product MKLNRREAMKLAISGAVGLAAKSSFLSSQAAGPFLSRRPEPAKRNFTSPAVEAKIAELKHFLGDTELAWLFENCFPNTLDTTVRAGTLDGKPDTFVITGDIPAMWLRDSSAQVWPYVPLAREDPQLRRLLAGVIHRQTHSILIDPYANAFNYDRESSEFAHDLTDMKPELHERKWEIDSLCYPIRLAHGYWKTTGDLAPFDAKWRDAMRLVIQTFREQQRFRSLGPYSFRRNTATPNDTLNLNGYGNPVRPCGLIASGFRPSDDACIYPFLIPSNLFAVTALKSLAEIAASLGANDLAQDAQSLAKQVLDAIEKYGTAQHGKYGVVYAYEVDGFGNQLFMDDANVPSLLSLPYLGCVSAENPIYRNTRRLVLSGDNPYFFRGTAAEGIGGPHVGLDMIWPLAITLRGLTSSDEAEIAICLQTLIRTHAGTGFMHESFHKDDPAKFTRSWFAWANTLFGELVLKIYRENPELLRRAART from the coding sequence ATGAAGCTTAACCGCCGTGAAGCCATGAAGCTTGCTATATCGGGCGCGGTGGGACTGGCTGCGAAATCTTCCTTCCTGTCATCACAGGCAGCCGGCCCCTTCCTCTCCCGCCGCCCTGAGCCCGCGAAGCGCAACTTCACCAGTCCCGCGGTTGAAGCCAAAATCGCCGAGCTCAAGCATTTTCTCGGAGACACCGAACTCGCCTGGCTGTTTGAGAACTGTTTTCCCAACACGCTCGACACCACGGTTCGCGCCGGAACTCTCGATGGCAAGCCCGACACGTTCGTGATCACCGGCGACATTCCCGCCATGTGGTTGCGGGATTCGAGCGCCCAGGTCTGGCCTTATGTACCGCTCGCCAGGGAAGACCCGCAACTCCGGCGCCTGTTGGCGGGAGTGATTCATCGCCAGACGCATTCGATCCTGATCGATCCCTACGCCAACGCCTTCAACTATGACCGGGAAAGCAGCGAGTTCGCTCACGACCTCACCGACATGAAGCCTGAACTGCACGAGCGCAAGTGGGAGATCGATTCCCTTTGTTATCCCATTCGTCTGGCGCACGGATACTGGAAGACGACGGGAGACCTAGCGCCGTTTGATGCGAAGTGGCGCGATGCAATGCGCCTGGTGATTCAAACTTTCCGCGAGCAGCAGCGGTTCCGCAGTCTGGGCCCCTATTCGTTTCGCCGCAATACCGCGACGCCTAATGACACGCTGAACCTCAACGGCTACGGCAATCCGGTCAGGCCATGCGGCCTGATCGCTTCCGGATTTCGGCCGTCGGACGATGCCTGCATCTATCCATTTCTGATTCCTTCGAATCTGTTCGCAGTTACGGCACTGAAGAGCCTGGCAGAGATTGCGGCCAGCTTGGGTGCAAATGATCTTGCGCAAGACGCGCAGTCTTTGGCGAAGCAGGTTTTGGACGCGATCGAGAAATACGGCACGGCCCAGCATGGTAAGTATGGCGTGGTCTATGCCTACGAGGTGGATGGCTTCGGCAACCAGCTCTTCATGGACGACGCCAACGTTCCGTCGCTGCTGTCGCTTCCATACCTCGGCTGCGTTTCCGCTGAGAATCCAATCTATCGCAATACGCGGCGATTGGTCTTGAGTGGTGACAATCCCTATTTCTTCCGGGGTACGGCGGCGGAAGGGATCGGCGGACCGCATGTGGGCCTTGACATGATCTGGCCGCTGGCGATCACCCTGCGCGGGCTGACCTCGAGCGATGAGGCTGAAATAGCCATTTGCTTACAAACACTGATCCGCACGCATGCCGGCACCGGTTTTATGCACGAGTCATTCCACAAGGATGACCCGGCGAAGTTCACCCGAAGCTGGTTTGCCTGGGCCAATACACTATTTGGCGAGTTGGTGCTGAAGATCTACCGCGAGAATCCAGAACTTTTGAGACGGGCAGCGCGTACTTAG
- a CDS encoding glycosyltransferase family 39 protein, translated as MSIKRDPNTMTASTPLPDKFELPRSTAVLVGLIALTKLVLHLATDGRYGYFRDELYYIACSRHLDWGYVDQPPLIAVVTWLELHIGGTSLHVLRFLPAIAGTALVVLAAFLAREMGARKFGIWFASLATACIGVSFVMDYLLTMNAFEPLFWTGCAYILVRIINTGNQKLWVWFGAIAGIGLQTKYSMGIFGCGIVVGLLLTPERKALAQRWIWIGGVVAALIFLPNLIWNIQHHWPFVELMRNIRESGRDVELSPLRYVAEQLFVVTPVPLLVAVTGLLHLFFSRDGGRYRALAWAFVVSLAVIIAMKGKNYYIVPGYPMLMTAGAVAMERVGERRHWVWLKPAIVILMLAVLVVVLPLGIPVLSAEGFLHYETKLPFALPVSEKSHRGAAMPQYYSDQFGWEEMTAAVARVYGALTPEERKEACIGAGNYGEAGAVDFFGPKYGLPNAISGHQSYFLWGPRNCTGKILILLGERPDEWQERCDRLDVAAELYHPYAIRFENGPVLVCHGFKSNVQEIWPRVKNWD; from the coding sequence ATGTCGATCAAACGCGATCCGAATACGATGACGGCTTCAACTCCTCTTCCCGACAAGTTCGAGTTGCCGCGCAGCACTGCTGTGCTGGTGGGCCTGATAGCTCTCACCAAGCTCGTACTGCACCTGGCCACCGATGGCCGTTATGGATACTTCCGCGACGAGCTCTACTACATCGCTTGCAGCCGTCACCTCGACTGGGGATATGTCGATCAGCCACCCTTGATCGCGGTGGTGACCTGGCTGGAATTGCACATTGGAGGAACGTCGCTACACGTGCTTCGCTTTTTGCCGGCGATTGCCGGAACGGCTCTGGTCGTGTTGGCGGCTTTTCTAGCTCGCGAAATGGGAGCGAGAAAATTTGGGATTTGGTTTGCCTCGCTGGCGACGGCCTGCATCGGCGTCTCGTTTGTTATGGACTACCTGCTCACCATGAACGCCTTCGAGCCTCTGTTCTGGACCGGTTGCGCGTACATCCTGGTGCGCATTATCAATACTGGAAACCAGAAGCTTTGGGTCTGGTTTGGCGCGATAGCCGGGATCGGACTCCAAACCAAGTATTCGATGGGAATCTTTGGCTGCGGCATCGTAGTGGGTCTGCTGCTCACGCCAGAGCGAAAAGCATTGGCGCAGCGCTGGATCTGGATCGGGGGAGTCGTCGCCGCACTGATTTTCTTGCCGAATTTGATCTGGAATATCCAGCACCACTGGCCGTTTGTGGAGCTGATGCGCAATATCCGGGAAAGCGGCCGCGATGTGGAGCTAAGCCCGTTACGCTACGTGGCTGAGCAGCTTTTCGTGGTCACCCCGGTTCCCTTGCTGGTAGCCGTGACAGGCCTCTTGCATTTGTTCTTCAGCCGGGACGGAGGGCGTTATCGTGCCCTAGCCTGGGCATTCGTGGTGTCCCTCGCCGTCATCATCGCGATGAAGGGCAAGAATTACTACATCGTTCCGGGATACCCCATGCTGATGACCGCCGGAGCCGTCGCGATGGAAAGAGTTGGCGAGCGCAGGCACTGGGTATGGCTGAAGCCGGCGATCGTGATCCTTATGCTTGCGGTATTGGTGGTGGTGCTGCCGCTGGGAATCCCGGTCCTTTCAGCCGAAGGATTTCTGCACTATGAAACGAAGCTTCCTTTTGCGCTGCCGGTCAGCGAGAAGAGTCATCGTGGCGCCGCGATGCCGCAGTATTACTCCGACCAGTTTGGGTGGGAGGAGATGACAGCTGCGGTGGCGCGAGTGTACGGCGCGCTGACGCCCGAGGAGCGCAAGGAGGCGTGCATTGGCGCGGGCAATTACGGGGAAGCAGGAGCTGTCGACTTCTTTGGACCGAAATACGGGTTGCCAAATGCCATCAGCGGTCATCAGAGTTATTTTCTGTGGGGCCCGCGCAACTGCACGGGAAAGATTCTGATTCTGCTTGGCGAGCGCCCCGATGAATGGCAGGAGCGCTGTGATCGACTCGATGTAGCGGCGGAGCTCTATCATCCTTATGCCATCAGATTCGAGAACGGCCCCGTGCTGGTGTGCCACGGCTTCAAATCGAATGTGCAAGAGATCTGGCCGCGGGTGAAAAATTGGGACTAG
- a CDS encoding SRPBCC family protein, producing the protein MEEKRRIIFKGILVGVGTGTLVGLACFFFVSTRAGQGMGSTVFLLIPFAAGFATALVTSPAHAASVAAVISAAVSLVILVVFRLEGILCALLAFPLLLAGLLFGVLFGFLFRKYILDRMHRPSAGAGLMLALIPLTILAGQGAEQNSLQRPRYETISSSITLQAKPEEVWRDILSIDSIHAKRPWMMHVGLPIPVRCAFQRPGGVGAKRTCYFENGYIEETVVAWEPPREMRLLIDRTNMPGRHWLGFESAAYELERVERGTAITRTTTITSHLYPVWYWRYFERLGVATEHEYILSDLAARISHH; encoded by the coding sequence TTGGAAGAGAAACGTCGCATCATCTTCAAGGGTATTCTAGTCGGAGTTGGCACCGGCACCCTTGTAGGTCTAGCCTGCTTCTTCTTCGTCAGCACCAGAGCGGGCCAAGGCATGGGGAGCACAGTGTTTCTACTGATCCCTTTCGCCGCTGGGTTCGCGACGGCCCTGGTGACGTCGCCCGCGCACGCCGCTTCAGTTGCCGCTGTAATTTCGGCGGCAGTGAGCCTTGTCATTCTGGTTGTATTTCGCCTCGAAGGTATTCTGTGTGCCCTACTAGCTTTTCCCTTGCTGCTGGCTGGGCTTTTGTTTGGAGTACTCTTTGGTTTTCTCTTTCGCAAATACATTCTCGACCGCATGCATCGGCCGTCTGCCGGCGCAGGCCTGATGCTGGCGCTTATCCCGCTCACAATCCTGGCCGGCCAGGGTGCGGAACAGAATTCGCTACAACGCCCTCGGTACGAGACCATCTCTAGTAGCATCACGCTTCAGGCTAAACCCGAAGAAGTCTGGCGCGACATTCTCTCCATCGACAGTATTCACGCCAAGCGGCCATGGATGATGCACGTGGGTCTTCCTATCCCGGTCCGTTGCGCATTCCAGCGGCCCGGGGGTGTGGGAGCTAAACGTACTTGCTACTTTGAGAATGGATACATCGAAGAAACCGTCGTTGCTTGGGAGCCTCCACGGGAGATGAGGCTACTCATCGACCGCACGAACATGCCGGGTCGACATTGGCTTGGTTTCGAAAGTGCCGCATATGAGTTGGAAAGAGTAGAGCGTGGAACAGCAATTACTCGCACCACCACGATCACTTCTCATCTCTATCCGGTATGGTACTGGCGGTACTTTGAACGACTCGGAGTAGCCACCGAGCACGAATACATCCTCAGCGACCTGGCAGCCCGCATCTCACACCACTAG
- the purK gene encoding 5-(carboxyamino)imidazole ribonucleotide synthase codes for MAPILPGATIGIFGGGQLGRMTAMAARSFGYRIQVLDPDQACPAAYVADHCIAASFADLDGAVQLGKHSDVVTIEIEKVSLKSLEAAAQFAPVRPSSKILEIIQDRGRQKQWLVEHGFPVGEYQVAASPAELRQAAKSLGGKAFAKAAFGGYDGRGQFEMSTPAEAEDAWAALRAQTVAVEKTLDLECEISMMVARRPSGETAVFPPAMNHHEHRILEWSVTPAPVSHELTARATELARVIAEQIQIEGLLAVEMFVTRESRLLVNELAPRPHNSFHATQRACVTSQFEQLVRSVCDLPLGSVELVQPAAISNLLGDLWLDGRRPDFVSAVAIPGVRLHLYEKHTPRPGRKMGHLSAVGHTVEEALERVKLAKECMSRKTVSA; via the coding sequence GTGGCCCCCATTCTCCCTGGCGCAACCATCGGTATCTTTGGTGGAGGGCAGCTCGGACGCATGACCGCCATGGCGGCGCGGTCATTCGGCTATCGCATACAAGTGCTCGATCCTGATCAGGCTTGTCCGGCTGCTTACGTCGCCGACCACTGCATCGCTGCCAGTTTCGCGGACCTGGACGGCGCGGTACAGCTCGGCAAGCACTCCGATGTTGTCACGATTGAAATCGAGAAGGTCAGCCTCAAGAGCCTGGAAGCGGCCGCCCAGTTCGCGCCGGTGCGGCCGTCGTCGAAAATTTTGGAAATTATTCAAGATCGCGGTCGGCAGAAGCAATGGCTCGTCGAGCACGGCTTTCCTGTGGGCGAATACCAAGTAGCCGCGTCTCCTGCTGAATTGCGACAGGCCGCAAAATCGCTGGGCGGGAAGGCCTTCGCTAAGGCTGCTTTTGGTGGGTACGACGGCCGCGGGCAGTTTGAGATGTCAACTCCAGCGGAAGCCGAAGACGCCTGGGCAGCGCTGCGCGCACAAACGGTGGCAGTCGAAAAAACGCTGGACCTGGAATGCGAGATCTCCATGATGGTCGCACGCCGGCCCAGCGGTGAAACTGCCGTTTTTCCGCCAGCCATGAATCATCATGAGCACCGCATCCTGGAGTGGTCGGTAACGCCGGCGCCGGTCTCGCACGAGCTCACTGCTCGCGCCACCGAGCTTGCGCGAGTCATCGCCGAACAGATTCAGATTGAAGGGCTGCTCGCGGTGGAAATGTTCGTGACACGAGAAAGCCGGCTGCTGGTAAACGAGCTGGCGCCTCGCCCGCACAACAGCTTTCACGCTACGCAGCGCGCGTGCGTGACCAGCCAGTTCGAGCAACTGGTGCGCTCGGTATGCGATCTGCCGTTAGGCTCGGTGGAGTTGGTTCAGCCGGCGGCCATCAGCAATCTGCTGGGCGATCTCTGGCTCGACGGCCGCAGGCCGGATTTCGTCAGCGCCGTGGCCATCCCCGGCGTGCGCTTGCATCTTTATGAAAAGCACACACCGCGCCCGGGCCGCAAGATGGGACATCTGTCTGCGGTGGGACATACAGTGGAAGAGGCCTTGGAGAGGGTGAAGCTGGCCAAGGAGTGTATGAGCCGCAAGACAGTAAGCGCGTAG
- a CDS encoding amidase, with product MSPVELTQGCLQRIERLGPKLNAFITVTDESALAAARQAEAEIQRGSWKGPLHGIPIALKDLVDTAGVRTTAGSGVFQDRIPTQDAEIVRRLKQAGAVTLGKLNMHEFAYGGSSAISYFGPVRNPWHIAYSSGGSSGGSAAAVAARLCYAAIGSDTGGSIRQPSAYCGVVGLKPTYGRVSTSGVIPLAWSLDHVGPITRTALDAALVLQVIAGYDPQDPGSSDTPVPDYVEALDTKSSSFRVGILRDFFYEGLHSEIQTSMESALSVLKTLTATQRDITPLATDRTYGSITGPYTPIFQAEAYAYHKDYVSKSPELYQPPTLRRIQAGADVTTSTYIQARRQMDLMRRSVSRVFDQVDVLITPTTTVPPFAIADLESDPNSARAKELLMLHNTRPINFLGLPTISVPCGFTQTGLPIGMQITGSAGGEATLLRLAHAYEQATDWHKREPRLG from the coding sequence GTGTCACCCGTCGAACTGACCCAGGGGTGTCTGCAGCGGATAGAGCGGCTTGGGCCGAAGTTGAACGCATTTATTACTGTCACTGATGAATCCGCCTTGGCTGCGGCGCGTCAGGCAGAAGCAGAAATCCAGCGAGGCAGCTGGAAAGGTCCGTTGCATGGCATTCCGATAGCCCTGAAGGACCTGGTTGATACAGCGGGCGTGCGCACGACGGCTGGTAGTGGCGTATTCCAGGATCGCATTCCCACTCAGGATGCGGAGATTGTGCGCCGCCTCAAGCAAGCTGGAGCCGTGACGCTGGGCAAGCTCAATATGCACGAGTTCGCTTATGGGGGCAGCTCCGCGATCAGCTATTTCGGCCCGGTTCGCAACCCGTGGCACATTGCGTACAGCTCGGGCGGATCCTCCGGCGGCTCGGCAGCGGCAGTGGCGGCGCGATTGTGCTATGCGGCCATCGGTTCCGACACTGGCGGTTCCATCCGGCAGCCGTCGGCATATTGCGGTGTCGTTGGCCTAAAGCCGACCTACGGACGCGTCAGCACTTCCGGAGTGATCCCGCTGGCGTGGTCGCTTGACCACGTCGGCCCGATCACGCGCACAGCACTGGACGCTGCTTTGGTGCTCCAGGTAATCGCCGGTTACGATCCGCAGGACCCTGGCAGCAGCGATACTCCGGTTCCGGATTACGTCGAAGCGCTCGACACCAAGAGCTCTTCGTTTCGCGTTGGGATTCTGCGCGATTTCTTTTACGAGGGGCTCCACTCTGAGATTCAGACATCCATGGAGTCAGCCCTGTCTGTTCTGAAGACGCTCACTGCCACGCAGCGCGACATCACGCCGCTGGCGACTGATCGTACCTATGGCTCCATCACCGGCCCATACACCCCGATCTTCCAGGCGGAAGCTTATGCCTACCATAAAGACTATGTATCCAAGAGCCCTGAACTCTACCAGCCGCCGACACTCAGGAGAATTCAGGCCGGGGCAGATGTCACAACTTCCACCTACATTCAGGCCCGGCGTCAGATGGACCTGATGCGGCGTTCCGTTTCGCGAGTGTTCGATCAGGTCGACGTTCTGATTACTCCCACCACTACGGTGCCTCCCTTTGCGATTGCGGACCTGGAGAGCGATCCAAACAGCGCGCGGGCTAAGGAATTGCTCATGCTGCACAATACGCGGCCGATCAACTTTTTAGGGCTGCCGACTATCTCTGTGCCTTGTGGCTTTACCCAGACAGGGTTGCCGATAGGCATGCAAATCACCGGTTCAGCGGGCGGGGAAGCGACGCTTCTCCGTCTTGCCCACGCTTACGAACAAGCCACAGATTGGCACAAGCGTGAACCCCGTCTGGGCTGA
- a CDS encoding PilZ domain-containing protein, with translation MGVEICLGFTGATRLLQKRKFDTVIVELESSGSGLDLLQQLRNDATHQGTIAVGVVDDYKLMKSAFAQGANFVLSKPVSVEDAIRILNVTKGLITRMVRRFLRIAVGSISHVNLSDASEPGVIIDLSEGGMMFQALDTLAPGAMLPLTFFIPGTKTRIRARAHVVWSDPSGRAGVEFDQISDSDRRRLKQWVTGSVHEAGSTASAIAAASTAALLPGRVRLLARWMRPFAVAVDFLIVALAAVLFWLIGVWFGHPAHLRLPSTFFISIALFTAGLYAVLFRITETRMPGRRVVELLISVTNRD, from the coding sequence ATGGGCGTAGAGATCTGCCTGGGATTCACCGGAGCCACCCGCCTGCTGCAAAAGCGCAAGTTCGACACCGTGATTGTCGAGCTGGAATCTTCCGGCAGCGGCCTGGACCTGCTTCAGCAACTGCGCAATGACGCTACCCATCAGGGCACCATCGCCGTTGGAGTGGTGGATGACTACAAGCTCATGAAGTCGGCTTTCGCCCAGGGAGCGAATTTCGTTCTCAGTAAGCCTGTATCGGTTGAAGATGCCATTCGCATCCTGAATGTGACGAAGGGCCTGATTACACGTATGGTCCGCCGCTTTTTGAGGATTGCGGTGGGAAGCATTTCTCACGTGAACTTGTCAGATGCTTCTGAGCCCGGTGTGATCATCGACCTCAGCGAAGGCGGAATGATGTTCCAGGCTCTGGACACGCTTGCCCCCGGGGCCATGTTGCCCTTGACCTTCTTCATTCCTGGGACTAAGACGCGGATTCGGGCACGTGCTCACGTGGTCTGGTCAGACCCGTCGGGGCGCGCAGGGGTCGAGTTTGATCAAATCAGCGACAGCGACCGCCGCCGGCTGAAGCAGTGGGTGACTGGCAGCGTTCACGAAGCGGGATCGACGGCAAGCGCCATCGCTGCCGCCTCGACTGCAGCCCTCCTGCCTGGGCGGGTGCGCCTGCTGGCGCGCTGGATGCGGCCGTTTGCGGTTGCAGTGGATTTTCTGATTGTGGCGCTGGCGGCTGTCTTGTTTTGGCTGATCGGGGTGTGGTTTGGCCATCCCGCGCACCTGCGGCTTCCGTCAACTTTCTTTATTAGCATCGCGTTGTTCACCGCAGGCCTCTATGCAGTGCTGTTTCGCATCACAGAGACACGCATGCCTGGTCGGCGTGTGGTGGAGCTGCTGATATCGGTGACAAACAGGGACTAA
- a CDS encoding histone deacetylase: protein MLPFKLVYSDKYYLPIGQHVFPAEKYRLVQRRLIETGVAEPADFLEPQPANDKDILLVHTSEYVYKLQTGTLSAREELEMEIPFSDELVDAFWLAAGGSILAAHKALEDQVCINIGGGFHHAFPNHGEGFCMIHDVAVAIRRLQKDGRIQKAIVVDCDVHQGNGTAVIFASRHPAPKDHLPSWSTSRVGSKATVNESPAGDVFTISLHQENNYPAWKPPSSIDVNLPDGCGDEEYLGWLDNAVSSGLRQFKPDLLCYVAGADPYRHDQLGGLDLSIEGLKRRDELVFRVAHTRGIPVMVTYAGGYALDVQDTITIHANTVMAARDVYSRVEV from the coding sequence ATGTTGCCTTTCAAATTGGTGTACAGCGACAAGTACTACCTCCCCATCGGACAGCACGTCTTTCCGGCGGAAAAATACCGCCTTGTCCAGCGACGCCTGATCGAAACAGGGGTCGCCGAGCCGGCAGACTTCCTCGAACCGCAACCGGCAAACGACAAAGATATTCTGCTGGTCCACACCAGCGAATATGTATACAAACTGCAGACCGGCACGCTCTCCGCGCGCGAAGAATTGGAAATGGAGATCCCCTTCTCCGACGAACTGGTAGATGCCTTCTGGCTGGCGGCAGGAGGTTCTATTCTCGCCGCGCACAAGGCGCTCGAAGATCAGGTTTGCATCAATATCGGCGGCGGATTTCATCACGCCTTTCCAAACCATGGCGAAGGATTCTGCATGATTCACGATGTCGCCGTAGCTATCCGGCGGCTGCAAAAGGATGGCCGCATCCAGAAAGCGATCGTGGTGGACTGCGACGTCCATCAGGGCAACGGCACCGCAGTTATCTTTGCTTCCAGGCACCCAGCGCCGAAGGATCACCTGCCTTCATGGTCAACCAGCAGAGTGGGAAGTAAAGCCACAGTGAATGAATCGCCTGCTGGTGACGTGTTTACAATCTCCCTTCATCAGGAGAATAACTATCCTGCGTGGAAGCCGCCCTCCTCGATTGACGTCAACCTGCCCGATGGCTGCGGCGACGAAGAATACCTGGGCTGGCTCGACAATGCAGTCAGCTCGGGCCTGCGGCAGTTCAAGCCCGACCTACTGTGCTACGTTGCCGGCGCTGATCCTTATCGTCACGATCAACTCGGCGGGTTGGACCTGAGCATCGAGGGACTCAAGCGCCGCGACGAACTGGTCTTCCGCGTGGCACACACTCGCGGCATTCCGGTAATGGTCACCTACGCCGGCGGCTATGCTCTCGACGTGCAGGACACCATCACTATTCACGCCAACACTGTGATGGCAGCGCGGGATGTGTACTCGCGAGTGGAAGTGTGA
- a CDS encoding tryptophanase, giving the protein MPITTIIEPFRIKSVEPIRWTTRQQREELLRAAHYNLFLLPADDVLIDLLTDSGTGAMSTAQWGAMMEGDESYAGSKSFDHFRDSVQSIFGYRHVIPTHQGRAAERILFSVMCKKGDLVPNNTHFDTTRANAEFVGAEAVDLPIPEGKQPAIYHPFKGNMDVGALAELISRVGRERIPLVMLTITNNSGGGQPVSMENARALSELCRRHKIPLYFDACRFAENAYFIKLREPGYENKTPREIACEMFRLGDGCTMSAKKDGMANIGGFLCTNDDLLAAQEKNLLILTEGYPTYGGLAGRDLEAIAVGVQEALSEDYLKYRIVSTGYLGHHISEMGVPIVQPPGGHAIYIDARAFLPHVPPEQLPAVALANELYLEGGIRSVEIGTLMFAHAAKMDLVRLAIPRRVYTQSHIDYVIEVIGEVWNRREQIRGMRVVFEAPFLRHFTAHMEPVEQSVASQVMGL; this is encoded by the coding sequence ATGCCCATCACCACCATTATTGAGCCCTTTCGTATCAAAAGCGTTGAACCGATCCGCTGGACTACCCGCCAGCAGCGGGAAGAATTACTTCGCGCGGCCCACTACAACCTCTTTCTGCTGCCCGCCGACGATGTCCTGATCGATCTGCTCACTGACTCCGGTACCGGGGCCATGTCCACCGCTCAGTGGGGCGCAATGATGGAAGGTGACGAGAGCTACGCCGGCTCCAAGAGTTTCGATCACTTCCGTGACTCGGTACAGAGTATTTTTGGCTACCGTCATGTGATTCCCACCCACCAGGGCAGAGCCGCGGAACGAATTCTGTTCAGCGTCATGTGCAAGAAGGGAGACCTTGTCCCTAACAACACGCACTTCGATACTACGCGCGCCAATGCAGAGTTCGTCGGCGCAGAGGCGGTGGACCTGCCGATTCCAGAAGGCAAGCAGCCCGCTATCTATCATCCCTTCAAGGGAAATATGGATGTCGGCGCTCTGGCCGAGTTGATCTCGCGGGTAGGACGAGAGCGCATTCCGCTGGTGATGCTCACTATCACTAATAACTCCGGCGGTGGACAGCCGGTCTCGATGGAAAATGCTCGCGCCCTAAGCGAGCTCTGCCGCAGGCACAAGATCCCACTTTACTTCGACGCCTGCCGGTTTGCCGAGAACGCATACTTCATCAAGCTGCGTGAGCCTGGGTATGAAAACAAGACGCCGAGGGAGATTGCCTGCGAGATGTTCCGCTTGGGGGACGGCTGCACCATGTCGGCTAAGAAAGATGGCATGGCCAACATTGGAGGCTTCCTTTGCACCAACGATGACTTGCTGGCAGCGCAAGAGAAGAATCTTCTCATCCTCACCGAAGGCTATCCCACTTATGGCGGACTCGCCGGGCGGGACTTGGAAGCCATCGCGGTTGGGGTACAGGAGGCGCTCAGCGAGGACTACCTTAAATATAGGATCGTTTCGACCGGCTACCTGGGTCATCACATCAGCGAAATGGGTGTTCCGATTGTGCAGCCTCCGGGTGGACACGCGATCTACATCGACGCCCGCGCCTTCCTGCCGCACGTTCCTCCCGAGCAACTCCCGGCGGTGGCTTTGGCCAACGAGTTGTACCTGGAAGGGGGAATTCGATCGGTGGAAATCGGCACGCTGATGTTCGCCCACGCCGCCAAAATGGACCTGGTGCGCCTGGCAATTCCGCGCCGGGTCTACACGCAGAGCCACATCGACTATGTAATCGAAGTGATTGGCGAAGTGTGGAACCGGCGCGAGCAAATCCGCGGTATGCGAGTGGTTTTCGAGGCGCCGTTCCTGCGGCATTTCACTGCTCACATGGAACCGGTAGAGCAGTCAGTGGCATCTCAGGTCATGGGTTTGTAG
- the purE gene encoding 5-(carboxyamino)imidazole ribonucleotide mutase, which translates to MSLTNSHDDKPLVGIIMGSKSDFETLSPAAQMLHEFGVAYELRVVSAHRTPDWMFEYAQNAENRGLEVIIAGAGGAAHLPGMVAAKSLLPVLGVPVPATMLNGIDSLLSIVQMPKGIPVATLAIGKPGASNAALLAISILANKRPELRARLKAWRAERRDEVLKQELP; encoded by the coding sequence ATGAGCCTGACCAACTCTCATGATGACAAGCCCCTGGTGGGGATCATCATGGGAAGCAAAAGCGATTTTGAAACCCTCTCACCCGCCGCCCAGATGCTGCACGAGTTCGGTGTCGCCTACGAGTTGCGCGTGGTTTCCGCTCACCGCACTCCTGACTGGATGTTCGAGTATGCGCAGAACGCCGAGAATCGTGGGCTGGAGGTGATCATCGCAGGCGCAGGCGGCGCTGCCCACCTCCCTGGCATGGTGGCTGCGAAATCCTTACTGCCAGTGCTGGGCGTTCCGGTCCCCGCTACCATGCTGAACGGCATCGATTCCCTGCTCTCGATTGTGCAGATGCCCAAGGGAATTCCCGTAGCCACCCTCGCCATCGGCAAGCCAGGAGCCAGCAACGCAGCGCTGCTGGCGATTTCCATTCTTGCCAACAAGCGTCCCGAATTGCGCGCCAGGCTCAAAGCATGGCGGGCAGAGCGCCGCGACGAAGTACTCAAACAGGAGCTCCCGTAG